A window of the SAR324 cluster bacterium genome harbors these coding sequences:
- a CDS encoding glutathione S-transferase family protein, whose translation MQLRFIYTNMPFWRAEVGRISLFIGDVEFEDLRIGREEFLRAKESGKLDDGTVMPFHQMPVLEVDGKSIAQTGGIARFCGKLSGLYPTDDHLKAAQIDQFIDFATDLNTMVSSTNQIKDEDQKLAARLELANGPLKRKLGMLERLIPEGSDWIVPPSISTADIAIWRVLGWFTSGLLDGIPKDLLADFPKIRRACLAVDQHPKVQEWIGRTYPENYVRGTY comes from the coding sequence ATGCAGTTGAGATTTATTTATACAAACATGCCGTTTTGGAGAGCTGAAGTTGGCAGAATCAGCCTCTTTATTGGAGACGTGGAATTCGAGGATTTACGAATCGGTCGAGAAGAGTTCCTCCGGGCAAAGGAGTCCGGAAAATTAGATGATGGCACTGTCATGCCTTTCCATCAGATGCCAGTTCTTGAAGTGGACGGAAAATCAATTGCCCAAACAGGTGGCATCGCAAGATTTTGTGGAAAATTATCAGGACTTTACCCAACGGATGATCACCTCAAGGCCGCGCAAATCGATCAGTTTATCGATTTTGCTACTGATCTCAACACAATGGTTTCCAGTACGAACCAAATTAAGGATGAAGACCAAAAATTGGCTGCACGGTTAGAATTGGCAAACGGTCCCCTGAAAAGGAAATTAGGAATGTTAGAGCGTTTGATTCCAGAGGGATCAGATTGGATTGTTCCTCCTTCGATCAGCACAGCCGATATTGCAATTTGGCGAGTTCTAGGATGGTTTACCTCTGGCTTATTGGATGGAATACCCAAAGACCTACTTGCAGACTTTCCAAAAATCAGACGAGCCTGTTTAGCCGTCGATCAACACCCTAAAGTACAGGAATGGATCGGTCGAACCTACCCTGAAAATTATGTAAGAGGCACTTACTGA
- a CDS encoding thiamine pyrophosphate-binding protein — protein MEKNEGLTGAQLLVQCLQNLGVKNSFGVPGESYLAVLDALHDADIQFTLCRQEGAASFAACAWGKLTGMPGICFVTRGPGAANGSIGVHSAHQDSSPMILFVGQVGVDHKDREAFQEVDYRAFFGPLAKWATEIDNAARIPEFVSRAWRLALSGRPGPVVIGLPEDMLTTQTSVEPCQPLEVAEAGVDLSQAEALTGILNGAERPLILIGGGGWKGVGKAALQKFAELHNFPVSAIFRYHDLIDNNSPVYVGDAGVGMAAHLAEMIKNSDVILAINARLGEAATQSWSLLEVPYPRQKLIHVHASDKEIGKIFQPRISFHANPNQLSQFLESLEISGKNLHQRTSWMAKGHSDYLSSLIAPPQNSPVDMSAVMKFLQDRLEKDAILTNGAGNFAFWPNKHFCFGPRHRLLAPQSGAMGYGLPAAIAAALAYPDRQVVCFAGDGDLQMGLAELGTAVQHGARMVILVLNNGAYGTIRMHQEKKYPGRVSGTNLHNPDFAAVAEAFGMKGFCVRKTEDFAEAFEKASESETGALLELIVSVEAITPRKTIADLRSSG, from the coding sequence ATGGAGAAAAATGAAGGGCTTACTGGTGCTCAGCTCCTTGTCCAGTGTCTACAAAATCTTGGTGTAAAAAATAGCTTTGGTGTCCCGGGGGAATCCTACCTGGCGGTATTGGATGCTCTTCATGATGCTGACATTCAGTTCACCCTCTGTCGACAGGAAGGGGCCGCCAGTTTTGCAGCATGTGCATGGGGTAAGCTGACTGGTATGCCAGGAATCTGTTTTGTAACTCGGGGTCCTGGAGCGGCCAATGGCTCAATCGGTGTTCATTCTGCTCATCAAGACAGCTCTCCGATGATTCTTTTCGTAGGACAGGTTGGTGTTGATCATAAAGACCGAGAGGCTTTTCAGGAAGTTGATTATCGTGCTTTCTTTGGGCCTTTGGCCAAATGGGCTACTGAGATTGACAACGCTGCGCGCATTCCAGAGTTCGTTAGCCGTGCATGGCGACTTGCCTTGTCGGGTCGGCCAGGACCAGTAGTGATTGGATTACCCGAAGACATGTTGACCACTCAAACTTCTGTCGAACCTTGTCAACCACTTGAAGTAGCTGAGGCTGGGGTTGATCTTTCTCAAGCTGAAGCGCTTACAGGGATTCTGAACGGGGCGGAGCGACCTCTGATCCTCATCGGGGGAGGAGGCTGGAAGGGAGTGGGCAAAGCCGCTTTGCAGAAGTTTGCAGAGCTTCATAATTTTCCTGTTTCAGCAATTTTTCGCTATCACGACCTCATTGACAACAATAGCCCTGTGTACGTTGGAGACGCCGGTGTTGGGATGGCAGCCCATCTCGCTGAAATGATCAAAAATTCAGATGTGATATTGGCTATCAATGCCCGCCTGGGTGAGGCCGCTACTCAGTCCTGGTCGCTCTTGGAAGTACCCTATCCTCGTCAAAAATTGATTCATGTTCACGCTTCGGACAAAGAAATCGGCAAAATATTTCAACCACGTATTAGTTTTCATGCAAACCCAAACCAGCTTTCGCAGTTTCTTGAGAGCTTGGAAATTAGCGGTAAAAATCTTCACCAGAGAACCTCGTGGATGGCTAAGGGCCATTCTGACTATCTTTCATCCTTGATAGCTCCTCCACAAAACAGCCCTGTGGACATGTCAGCAGTGATGAAGTTCCTGCAAGATCGGCTGGAGAAGGATGCCATCTTGACCAACGGGGCAGGAAATTTCGCATTTTGGCCAAATAAACACTTTTGCTTTGGCCCAAGACATAGGTTGCTGGCTCCACAAAGTGGGGCTATGGGCTATGGGCTGCCAGCAGCAATCGCTGCGGCACTGGCCTATCCTGATCGGCAGGTTGTTTGTTTTGCCGGTGATGGAGATCTACAAATGGGATTGGCTGAACTCGGCACAGCTGTTCAGCATGGCGCTAGAATGGTGATTTTAGTCTTAAATAATGGAGCTTATGGCACCATTCGGATGCACCAGGAGAAGAAGTATCCTGGTAGAGTTTCTGGAACGAATCTGCACAATCCCGATTTTGCTGCCGTTGCTGAAGCTTTTGGAATGAAGGGTTTTTGTGTAAGAAAAACGGAGGATTTTGCAGAGGCCTTCGAAAAGGCATCTGAGTCAGAAACTGGTGCTCTGCTTGAATTAATTGTCAGTGTCGAGGCAATCACCCCAAGGAAGACTATTGCTGATCTTCGTTCAAGTGGATAG
- a CDS encoding Gfo/Idh/MocA family oxidoreductase — protein MSSKMIRVALIGVGGVCAQVHYPSFSRIPGVKIVGICDPDASLREKRSKEWRVEACFNDVDDLLREIQPEAVVIATPNCTHKSLILKAFEAGSHVLCEKPLGMNLQETKEILAAAQKTKLWNMTAFTYRFVPAMNYIRYLVHTGALGEIRHARFQRLQDWGEQAIGWRQYYDQAGSGELGDMGIHRIDFAEDLLGPIASLCAHTKQWATRDLTKSGEPCPPQDVEDWVAWIAQFENGTTGVFEMGKLTKGFGPRGDHDQAELNGTKASAVYQLHNPYQILFGNRGKSYQIQPVPAEFLKRSDSPRDPNDGDPLIRFRYDQAWEFISAIREGRECTPSFYHGMRAQAVADAILEAAESRKWIDVKV, from the coding sequence ATGAGTTCAAAGATGATTCGAGTAGCCCTGATCGGGGTGGGTGGTGTCTGTGCACAAGTCCACTATCCTAGTTTTTCTCGGATCCCTGGAGTTAAAATTGTAGGGATTTGTGATCCAGATGCTTCGCTGCGAGAGAAACGGAGCAAGGAATGGAGAGTAGAGGCTTGCTTTAACGATGTTGATGACCTGCTAAGGGAAATACAACCGGAAGCAGTAGTGATCGCCACCCCAAACTGCACTCACAAATCGCTGATTTTGAAAGCTTTCGAAGCTGGGTCACATGTGCTTTGTGAGAAACCACTGGGAATGAATCTTCAGGAGACCAAAGAAATTCTGGCCGCTGCCCAGAAAACAAAACTTTGGAACATGACAGCTTTCACCTATCGATTTGTTCCTGCGATGAACTACATCCGTTATTTGGTTCACACCGGAGCATTGGGAGAGATTCGTCATGCGAGGTTTCAACGTTTACAGGACTGGGGCGAACAAGCGATTGGCTGGCGCCAGTATTATGACCAGGCTGGTTCCGGTGAATTGGGAGATATGGGCATTCACCGGATTGATTTTGCGGAAGATCTGCTGGGTCCCATCGCTTCCTTGTGCGCCCACACAAAACAATGGGCAACTCGTGATCTCACGAAAAGTGGAGAGCCTTGTCCACCCCAGGATGTGGAGGATTGGGTTGCCTGGATCGCCCAATTTGAAAATGGCACAACGGGTGTTTTTGAAATGGGAAAGCTCACCAAAGGCTTTGGTCCAAGAGGTGATCACGATCAGGCTGAGTTGAACGGTACAAAGGCATCTGCAGTTTATCAGCTACATAATCCCTACCAAATCCTTTTCGGTAATCGTGGAAAATCCTACCAAATTCAACCAGTTCCAGCAGAATTTTTAAAGCGTTCTGATTCACCAAGAGATCCTAATGATGGGGATCCTCTGATTCGATTTAGATATGATCAAGCTTGGGAATTTATTAGTGCAATTCGAGAGGGTAGGGAGTGCACACCATCCTTCTATCACGGGATGCGTGCCCAGGCTGTGGCGGATGCCATCTTAGAAGCTGCAGAATCTAGAAAATGGATTGATGTTAAAGTTTAA
- a CDS encoding TauD/TfdA family dioxygenase, whose protein sequence is MSLEVTPLNPKLSDFVAKVEGVSLAKPLTSENVEALLNALDTFAVLVFPNQVLADEQHIRFSRYFGDLELATGDYMKQDDRRLQMELNDISNIDRTGGKMEAADPKRLFSLGNMLWHSDSSFKAIPAQYSILSAKIIPATEGDTEFADMRAAWNALDEKTQQKCLGQVTRHSQLYSRGELGFTEFREDQQEAMVPVRQALVRRHPRTKNISLYLSAHAGMIEGWTVPESRIFLKRLAEHATQREFVYRHKWKVNDLVIWDNQATMHRAMGYDNKEERDMRRTTIKGVTSSLEEMPG, encoded by the coding sequence ATGTCTCTGGAAGTCACACCACTCAATCCAAAATTATCAGATTTTGTTGCCAAGGTAGAAGGCGTTTCATTGGCGAAACCTCTGACTTCTGAGAACGTCGAAGCTCTCTTAAACGCTTTGGATACGTTTGCAGTGCTAGTTTTTCCAAATCAAGTTTTGGCAGATGAGCAGCACATTCGATTCAGTCGATACTTCGGTGATTTGGAGTTGGCTACTGGCGATTACATGAAGCAAGATGACCGGCGATTGCAAATGGAATTAAACGATATTTCCAATATAGATCGTACTGGTGGAAAAATGGAGGCTGCTGATCCAAAGAGGCTGTTTTCCCTTGGAAATATGCTTTGGCATTCAGACAGTTCTTTTAAGGCGATTCCGGCACAATATTCAATCCTTTCGGCCAAGATCATTCCGGCTACTGAAGGGGATACAGAGTTTGCAGACATGAGAGCTGCCTGGAATGCATTAGATGAAAAAACTCAGCAGAAATGCCTTGGCCAGGTAACTCGCCACAGTCAGCTATATTCAAGAGGTGAACTGGGTTTTACAGAGTTCCGGGAAGATCAGCAGGAAGCAATGGTTCCAGTCAGGCAGGCCCTCGTTCGAAGGCACCCTAGGACCAAGAACATTTCCCTATATCTTTCTGCACATGCAGGCATGATCGAGGGTTGGACAGTTCCCGAATCTCGGATCTTTCTCAAGCGATTGGCAGAGCATGCGACCCAGCGAGAATTCGTTTATCGACATAAGTGGAAAGTCAATGACCTGGTGATTTGGGATAACCAAGCCACGATGCATCGTGCGATGGGCTATGACAACAAAGAAGAACGTGATATGAGACGCACCACCATCAAGGGGGTTACTTCGTCGCTAGAAGAGATGCCTGGTTAG